A region of Streptomyces sp. R44 DNA encodes the following proteins:
- a CDS encoding UDP-N-acetylmuramoyl-L-alanyl-D-glutamate--2,6-diaminopimelate ligase: protein MTTITPHSGNRKSNSGEAPGSFGPAQGAPGTLTAVPHADQYRNAPPRPEQARPTPLGDLAAQLGTDIPRAVEISGITHDSRAVRPGDLYAALPGARTHGADFVAQAAGLGAAAILTDPTGAERAAATGLPVLVVENPRGRMGELAARIYGRPGEGLLQIGITGTSGKTTTAYLVEGGLRGSGRKTGLVGTVEMRIGDERIKSERTTPEATDLQALFAVMRERGVEAVAMEVSSHALVLGRVDGCVFDVAVFNNLSPEHMEFHSDMEDYFQAKAGLFTPRRSRLGVVNLDDAYGRRLAGEATVPVVTFSAEGRPEADWRAEDLVLGSHDSTFTAVGPEGERISATAPLPGPFNVANTLAAIATLAAAGLDPKAAAEGVAAVPGVPGRLERVDAGQPYLAVVDYAHKTDAVESVLRSLREVTEGRLHVVIGCGGDRDTTKRGPMGAAAARLADTAVLTSDNPRSEDPLAILTAMLAGAAEVPAGERGNVLVEPDRAAAVAAAVARALPGDTVLVAGKGHEQGQEIAGVVRPFDDREVLREAILRQQSQQDAHRHENSQG, encoded by the coding sequence GTGACAACGATCACCCCTCATTCCGGGAACCGGAAATCGAACTCCGGCGAGGCCCCGGGCTCTTTTGGCCCCGCACAGGGTGCGCCCGGTACGCTCACCGCCGTGCCACACGCTGATCAGTACCGAAACGCCCCACCCCGGCCGGAGCAGGCCCGCCCGACACCCCTGGGCGACCTGGCCGCGCAGCTCGGGACCGACATCCCCCGGGCCGTCGAGATCTCGGGCATCACGCACGACTCGCGAGCCGTGCGCCCCGGGGACCTGTACGCGGCCCTGCCCGGCGCCCGCACCCACGGCGCCGACTTCGTCGCCCAGGCCGCCGGACTCGGCGCCGCCGCGATCCTCACCGACCCGACGGGCGCCGAGCGCGCCGCCGCGACCGGCCTGCCGGTCCTCGTCGTGGAGAACCCGCGCGGCCGGATGGGCGAACTCGCCGCCAGGATCTACGGGCGCCCCGGCGAGGGCCTCCTCCAGATCGGCATCACCGGCACCTCCGGCAAGACCACCACCGCCTACCTGGTGGAGGGCGGCCTGCGCGGCTCCGGGCGGAAGACCGGCCTCGTCGGCACCGTCGAGATGCGGATCGGCGACGAACGCATCAAGTCCGAGCGCACCACCCCCGAGGCCACCGACCTCCAGGCGCTCTTCGCCGTCATGCGCGAGCGGGGCGTCGAGGCCGTCGCCATGGAGGTCTCCAGCCACGCCCTGGTGCTCGGCCGGGTCGACGGCTGCGTCTTCGACGTCGCCGTCTTCAACAACCTCAGCCCGGAGCACATGGAGTTCCACTCCGACATGGAGGACTACTTCCAGGCCAAGGCCGGGCTCTTCACGCCCCGGCGCAGCCGCCTGGGCGTGGTCAACCTCGACGACGCCTACGGCCGCAGGCTCGCCGGGGAGGCGACCGTCCCGGTCGTCACCTTCTCCGCCGAGGGCCGCCCCGAGGCCGACTGGCGCGCCGAGGACCTCGTCCTCGGCTCCCACGACTCGACGTTCACCGCCGTCGGCCCCGAGGGCGAGCGGATCTCCGCCACCGCCCCGCTGCCCGGCCCGTTCAACGTCGCCAACACCCTCGCCGCGATCGCCACCCTCGCCGCCGCGGGTCTCGACCCGAAGGCCGCCGCCGAGGGCGTCGCCGCCGTCCCCGGCGTCCCGGGCCGCCTGGAGCGGGTCGACGCTGGCCAGCCCTACCTCGCGGTCGTCGACTACGCGCACAAGACGGACGCCGTCGAATCGGTCCTGCGCTCCCTGCGCGAGGTCACCGAGGGCCGGCTGCACGTGGTCATCGGCTGCGGAGGCGACCGGGACACCACCAAGCGCGGCCCGATGGGCGCCGCCGCCGCCCGGCTCGCCGACACCGCCGTCCTGACCTCCGACAACCCCCGCTCCGAGGACCCCCTCGCGATCCTCACCGCCATGCTCGCCGGCGCCGCCGAGGTGCCGGCGGGGGAGCGCGGGAACGTCCTGGTCGAACCCGACCGGGCCGCCGCCGTCGCGGCCGCCGTCGCCCGCGCGCTCCCCGGCGACACCGTCCTGGTCGCCGGCAAGGGCCACGAGCAGGGCCAGGAGATCGCCGGGGTCGTACGCCCCTTCGACGACCGCGAGGTCCTGCGCGAGGCGATTCTCCGCCAGCAGAGCCAGCAGGACGCACACCGTCACGAGAACAGTCAGGGATGA
- a CDS encoding septum formation initiator family protein: MSTAKGPLKGRAARLGRLMPSGPSSAARTPFVLLVFVLLGGGLISLLLLNSALNQGSFKLNELKNKTTELTDEEQALQRDVDDYAAPDALERRARELGMVPGGSPAFLGPDGKVLGEPSVAEAPKPTPKPRPKPSATPGSTPATGAGASTGPRTFDSPATTGTAPTNPDTSPTSVLPTGGGPTGSGSSGISRSGTVPVPEPHEPYETR, translated from the coding sequence GTGAGCACGGCGAAGGGGCCCCTCAAAGGGCGGGCCGCGCGACTCGGACGGCTCATGCCGTCGGGGCCCAGCTCGGCCGCCCGCACCCCCTTCGTCCTGCTCGTCTTCGTCCTGCTCGGCGGCGGGCTCATCTCCCTGCTCCTGCTGAACTCGGCCCTCAACCAGGGCTCCTTCAAGCTGAACGAGCTCAAGAACAAGACCACCGAGCTCACCGACGAGGAGCAGGCGCTCCAGCGGGACGTCGACGACTACGCGGCCCCCGACGCCCTGGAGCGGCGCGCCCGCGAGCTCGGCATGGTCCCGGGCGGCAGCCCGGCCTTCCTGGGCCCGGACGGCAAGGTCCTCGGCGAACCCTCGGTGGCGGAGGCCCCGAAGCCGACCCCGAAGCCCAGGCCGAAGCCGTCGGCGACCCCCGGGAGCACACCCGCCACCGGAGCCGGCGCCTCCACGGGCCCCCGCACGTTCGACAGCCCGGCGACCACCGGAACGGCACCGACGAACCCCGACACAAGCCCGACCAGCGTCCTTCCCACCGGCGGGGGGCCCACCGGTTCGGGCTCCTCCGGCATCAGCCGATCAGGGACAGTGCCGGTACCCGAGCCCCACGAGCCCTACGAAACCAGGTGA
- the murF gene encoding UDP-N-acetylmuramoyl-tripeptide--D-alanyl-D-alanine ligase produces MIALSLAEIAEIVGGQAHDIPDPAARITGPVVIDSREVRAGSLFAAFAGEHVDGHDYAERAVRAGAVAVLATRPVGVPALVVDDVQTALGALARAVVERLGTDVVALTGSAGKTSTKDLIAQVLDRHAPTVWTPGSLNNEIGLPLTALRASDETRHLVLEMGARGIGHIRYLTGLTPPRIGLVLNVGTAHIGEFGGREQIAQAKGELVESLPSAEEGGVAVLNADDPLVRAMASRTKARVTLFGEADEAAVRAENVRLTENGQPSFRLHTPTGCSDVTLRLYGEHHVSNALAAAAVAHELGMPVEEIATALSEAGTLSRWRMEVTERPDGVTIVNDAYNANPESMRAALRALAAMGRAAQARGARTWAVLGKMAELGDASLVEHDAVGRLAVRLNVSKLVAVGEREASWLQLGAYNEGSWGEESVHVSDAQAAVDLLRSELRPGDVVLVKASRSVGLEKVALALLDTEGEVTGR; encoded by the coding sequence GTGATCGCCCTCTCCCTCGCCGAGATCGCCGAAATCGTCGGCGGGCAGGCGCACGACATACCGGATCCGGCCGCCCGGATCACCGGGCCCGTCGTCATCGACTCCCGCGAGGTGCGGGCCGGCAGCCTCTTCGCGGCCTTCGCCGGTGAGCACGTCGACGGCCACGACTACGCGGAGCGCGCCGTCCGGGCGGGAGCGGTGGCGGTGCTCGCCACCCGGCCCGTCGGCGTCCCCGCCCTCGTCGTCGACGACGTCCAGACCGCGCTCGGGGCCCTCGCCCGCGCGGTCGTGGAACGGCTCGGCACCGATGTCGTCGCCCTCACCGGCTCGGCCGGCAAGACTTCCACGAAGGACCTGATCGCCCAGGTCCTCGACCGGCACGCGCCCACCGTGTGGACGCCCGGCTCGCTCAACAACGAGATCGGCCTGCCGCTCACGGCGCTCCGCGCGAGCGACGAGACCCGGCACCTGGTCCTGGAGATGGGCGCCCGCGGCATCGGCCACATCCGCTACCTCACCGGCCTGACCCCGCCCCGTATCGGCCTCGTCCTGAACGTGGGCACCGCCCACATCGGCGAGTTCGGCGGCCGGGAGCAGATCGCCCAGGCCAAGGGCGAGCTCGTCGAGTCCCTGCCGTCCGCCGAAGAGGGCGGAGTCGCGGTCCTCAACGCCGACGACCCGCTCGTCCGCGCGATGGCGAGCCGGACCAAGGCCCGCGTGACCCTGTTCGGCGAAGCGGACGAAGCGGCCGTACGGGCCGAGAACGTCCGCCTCACAGAGAACGGACAGCCTTCTTTCAGGCTTCACACACCCACCGGGTGCAGTGACGTGACCTTGCGCCTGTACGGTGAGCACCACGTGTCGAACGCGCTCGCAGCGGCCGCCGTCGCGCACGAGCTGGGCATGCCCGTCGAAGAGATCGCCACCGCGCTCTCCGAGGCGGGCACCCTGTCGCGCTGGCGCATGGAGGTCACCGAGCGTCCGGACGGCGTGACGATCGTCAACGACGCCTACAACGCGAACCCCGAGTCCATGCGAGCCGCCCTGCGCGCGCTCGCGGCCATGGGCAGGGCCGCACAGGCCCGAGGGGCTCGTACGTGGGCGGTGCTCGGCAAGATGGCCGAGCTCGGTGACGCATCGCTCGTCGAGCACGACGCGGTCGGACGGCTCGCCGTCCGGCTCAACGTCAGCAAGCTCGTCGCGGTCGGGGAGAGGGAAGCTTCCTGGCTGCAACTGGGCGCATATAACGAGGGTTCGTGGGGTGAGGAGTCGGTGCACGTGTCCGACGCGCAGGCGGCTGTCGACCTGTTGCGCAGTGAGCTGCGTCCGGGGGATGTCGTCCTTGTGAAGGCTTCCAGGTCGGTCGGTCTCGAAAAGGTCGCGCTGGCGCTCCTCGACACCGAGGGCGAGGTCACCGGCCGATGA
- the rsmH gene encoding 16S rRNA (cytosine(1402)-N(4))-methyltransferase RsmH yields the protein MSNDRHVPVMLQRCLDMLAPALQRPGAVVVDCTLGLGGHSEALLQQFPEARLVALDRDKEALRLSGERLAPYGDRATLVHAVYDELPEVLDRLGIPRVDGVLFDLGVSSMQLDEADRGFAYAQDAPLDMRMDQTSGISAAEVLNTYPPGELVRMLRAYGEEKQAKRIVSAIVRERDKEPFTNSARLVELIRDALPQAAKRTGGNPAKRTFQALRIEVNHELDSVEKAIPAAVKALAVGGRVVVLSYQSLEDRIVKGVFAAGAATTAPPGLPVVPEKYQPRLKLLTRGAELPTEEEVAENRRAAPARLRGVERIREDVL from the coding sequence TTGAGCAACGACCGACACGTCCCGGTGATGCTCCAGCGGTGCCTGGACATGTTGGCCCCCGCCCTGCAGCGCCCCGGCGCGGTCGTCGTCGACTGCACCCTGGGCCTCGGCGGCCACAGCGAGGCCCTCCTGCAGCAGTTCCCCGAGGCGCGGCTCGTCGCCCTCGACCGCGACAAGGAGGCCCTGCGGCTCTCCGGCGAGCGGCTCGCCCCGTACGGGGACCGGGCCACCCTCGTCCACGCCGTGTACGACGAGCTGCCCGAGGTCCTCGACCGGCTCGGCATCCCCCGGGTGGACGGCGTCCTCTTCGACCTGGGCGTCTCCTCCATGCAGCTGGACGAGGCCGACCGCGGCTTCGCCTACGCCCAGGACGCCCCGCTGGACATGCGCATGGACCAGACGTCCGGCATCAGCGCGGCCGAGGTCCTCAACACCTACCCGCCGGGCGAGCTGGTCCGGATGCTCCGCGCGTACGGCGAGGAGAAGCAGGCCAAGCGGATCGTCTCCGCGATCGTGCGCGAGCGCGACAAGGAGCCCTTCACCAACAGCGCCCGGCTCGTCGAGCTCATCCGCGACGCCCTGCCCCAGGCCGCCAAGCGCACCGGCGGCAACCCGGCCAAGCGCACCTTCCAGGCCCTGCGCATCGAGGTCAACCACGAGCTCGACAGCGTCGAGAAGGCCATCCCGGCGGCCGTGAAGGCCCTCGCCGTCGGCGGCCGGGTCGTCGTCCTCTCGTACCAGTCCCTGGAGGACCGGATCGTCAAGGGCGTCTTCGCGGCCGGCGCGGCGACCACCGCCCCGCCCGGGCTGCCCGTCGTCCCCGAGAAGTACCAGCCCCGGCTGAAGCTGCTCACGCGCGGCGCCGAGCTGCCCACGGAGGAGGAGGTCGCCGAGAACCGGCGCGCCGCCCCCGCCCGGCTCCGGGGTGTCGAGCGCATCCGGGAAGACGTCCTGTGA
- a CDS encoding peptidoglycan D,D-transpeptidase FtsI family protein, producing the protein MPSKEPPRRRVPGPARPARPRPASAGARTPGARPSRPAPRPAGKRPPARQPRTIRLGSPRPRLRLISLGLTLVMLVFVVRLLQVQAVDASAYAAKADKYRFQEYTLSAERGEITDRNGIALASSVDAYDITADPKLFTPEESKLADAPEQAAALLAPILGKQPAELAKKLRTPKSRYTLLARKQTPQVWNQIKDLKKVYGQKAQAVGGNGINLLGGILSEPSTKRVYPNGELAAGILGYVNAEGKGAGGVESMLDAELSGQAGKIRFTQSGGRQVPTAGSQGTPAVPGSDIELTIDRDIQWAAQQAITEQVKKSKADRGYVVVQNTRTGEVLAMANAPGFDPNDLSAANAAAMGNAALQDAYEPGSTSKVMSMAAVLEEGKAAPDTHVTVPNRLHRGDRLFKDDIDHITWYLTLNGVLAKSSNIGTILATGQLGKDQPEANRVLHSYLRKFGIGSPTGLNFPGETPGILAKPQDWSTSQQYTIPFGQGLSVSAMQAASVYSTIANGGVRIEPILVRGTKGPDGRFTAAPAPKESRVISEKTAKTLAQMLESVVKDREGTGTKAAIPGYRVAGKTGTANRVDPELGVYKGYTASFAGFAPADDPQITVYCAIQNPTKGSYFGGQICGPIYKKVMEFALKTLHVAPTGSDPARLPVTFEPTP; encoded by the coding sequence GTGCCCTCCAAGGAGCCCCCGCGCCGTCGCGTCCCCGGTCCCGCCCGGCCCGCGCGCCCCCGGCCCGCCTCCGCCGGAGCCCGCACGCCCGGAGCCCGTCCGTCCCGCCCGGCGCCCCGCCCGGCAGGGAAGCGGCCCCCGGCCCGGCAGCCCCGCACGATCCGGCTCGGCAGCCCGCGGCCCCGGCTGCGCCTGATCTCCCTCGGGCTGACCCTCGTCATGCTGGTCTTCGTGGTGCGGCTGCTCCAGGTCCAGGCGGTGGACGCCTCCGCGTACGCGGCCAAGGCCGACAAGTACCGCTTCCAGGAGTACACGCTCTCCGCCGAGCGCGGCGAGATCACCGACCGCAACGGCATCGCGCTCGCCTCCAGCGTCGACGCGTACGACATCACCGCCGACCCCAAGCTCTTCACCCCCGAGGAGTCGAAGCTCGCCGACGCCCCCGAGCAGGCGGCCGCGCTCCTCGCCCCGATCCTCGGCAAGCAACCCGCCGAGCTCGCGAAGAAGCTCCGTACCCCCAAGTCCCGCTACACCCTGCTCGCCCGCAAGCAGACCCCGCAGGTCTGGAACCAGATCAAGGACCTCAAGAAGGTCTACGGGCAGAAGGCGCAGGCCGTCGGCGGCAACGGGATCAACCTCCTCGGCGGCATCCTCAGCGAACCCAGCACCAAGCGCGTGTACCCGAACGGCGAGCTCGCCGCCGGGATACTCGGCTACGTGAACGCCGAGGGCAAGGGCGCCGGCGGCGTGGAGTCCATGCTCGACGCGGAGCTCTCCGGCCAGGCCGGCAAGATCCGCTTCACCCAGTCCGGCGGCCGCCAGGTGCCCACCGCGGGCTCCCAGGGCACCCCCGCCGTCCCCGGCTCCGACATCGAGCTGACCATCGACCGGGACATCCAGTGGGCCGCCCAGCAGGCCATCACCGAGCAGGTGAAGAAGTCCAAGGCCGACCGCGGCTACGTCGTCGTGCAGAACACCCGGACCGGCGAGGTCCTCGCCATGGCCAACGCCCCCGGCTTCGACCCCAACGACCTCTCCGCCGCCAACGCCGCAGCCATGGGCAACGCCGCCCTCCAGGACGCCTACGAGCCCGGCTCCACCAGCAAGGTCATGTCCATGGCCGCCGTCCTGGAGGAGGGCAAGGCGGCCCCCGACACCCACGTCACCGTCCCCAACCGGCTCCACCGCGGCGACCGGCTCTTCAAGGACGACATCGACCACATCACCTGGTACCTGACCCTCAACGGCGTCCTCGCCAAGTCCAGCAACATCGGCACCATCCTCGCCACCGGCCAGCTCGGCAAGGACCAGCCCGAGGCGAACCGGGTCCTCCACTCGTACCTGCGCAAGTTCGGCATCGGCAGCCCCACCGGCCTGAACTTCCCCGGCGAGACCCCCGGCATCCTCGCCAAGCCCCAGGACTGGTCCACCTCCCAGCAGTACACGATCCCCTTCGGCCAGGGCCTCTCCGTCAGCGCCATGCAGGCCGCCTCCGTGTACTCGACCATCGCCAACGGCGGCGTACGGATCGAACCGATCCTCGTGCGCGGGACGAAGGGCCCCGACGGGCGCTTCACGGCGGCCCCCGCGCCCAAGGAGTCGAGGGTCATCAGCGAGAAGACGGCGAAGACCCTCGCGCAGATGCTGGAGTCCGTCGTCAAGGACCGGGAGGGCACCGGCACCAAGGCCGCCATCCCCGGCTACCGCGTCGCCGGAAAGACCGGCACCGCCAACCGCGTCGACCCCGAGCTCGGCGTCTACAAGGGCTACACCGCCTCCTTCGCCGGCTTCGCCCCCGCGGACGACCCGCAGATCACCGTCTACTGCGCCATCCAGAACCCCACCAAGGGCAGCTACTTCGGCGGCCAGATCTGCGGACCCATCTACAAGAAGGTCATGGAGTTCGCCCTCAAGACCCTCCACGTCGCGCCCACGGGCAGCGACCCCGCCCGACTGCCGGTCACCTTCGAACCCACCCCGTGA